A genomic stretch from Calidithermus timidus DSM 17022 includes:
- a CDS encoding rod shape-determining protein, whose product MAGLFSLGGQDIGIDLGTASVLIYVRGKGIVLREPSVIAVVQGSKEVKAVGAEAYRMLGRTPGNIVAARPLKDGVIADYTLTEKMLKLFLAKVLTGPRFSRPQVMVGVPSGVTEVERRAVVQAIVEAGAKRAFLIDEPLAAAIGAGIKIAEPTGSMVVDIGGGSSDIAVISLGGIVHSTSLRVAGNEFDEAIIRHIRNKYNLLIGERTAEDLKIKIGAAKLMPEDERLVAEVRGRDLITGLPKTIEVADQDIVDALQEPLEKIVQGVKGILETTPPELISDIIDRGILLSGGGSLLKNFDLLLQDATGVPVVVAENAVEAVAVGTGKALDMLHVLKDALVSSDNVLRR is encoded by the coding sequence ATGGCTGGACTCTTCTCCTTGGGCGGACAGGACATTGGCATTGACCTCGGCACCGCGTCGGTGCTGATTTATGTGCGGGGCAAGGGTATTGTGCTGCGGGAACCCTCGGTTATCGCAGTGGTGCAGGGCAGTAAGGAAGTCAAGGCGGTGGGGGCTGAAGCCTACCGCATGTTGGGTCGCACGCCGGGTAACATCGTCGCGGCGCGCCCCCTCAAGGATGGGGTGATCGCCGACTACACCCTGACCGAGAAGATGCTCAAGCTCTTCCTGGCCAAGGTGCTCACCGGGCCGCGCTTCTCCCGGCCCCAGGTGATGGTAGGGGTGCCCTCTGGTGTCACCGAGGTCGAACGCCGCGCGGTGGTGCAGGCCATCGTGGAAGCCGGGGCCAAGCGGGCTTTCCTCATCGATGAACCGTTGGCGGCGGCGATTGGCGCGGGGATCAAGATTGCCGAACCCACCGGGAGCATGGTCGTCGACATCGGTGGTGGCTCCTCCGACATTGCCGTCATCAGCCTGGGGGGCATCGTGCACTCGACGAGCCTGCGGGTCGCGGGCAACGAGTTCGATGAGGCGATCATCCGCCACATCCGCAACAAGTACAACCTGCTCATCGGCGAGCGCACCGCCGAGGACCTCAAGATCAAGATCGGGGCGGCCAAGCTCATGCCCGAGGATGAGCGCTTGGTGGCCGAGGTACGCGGGCGCGACCTGATCACGGGGCTACCCAAGACCATCGAGGTCGCCGATCAGGACATCGTCGATGCGCTGCAAGAGCCCTTGGAAAAGATCGTGCAGGGCGTGAAGGGTATCCTCGAGACCACTCCCCCCGAACTCATCTCCGACATCATCGACCGGGGCATCCTGCTCTCGGGGGGCGGTTCACTGCTCAAAAACTTCGACCTGCTGCTGCAAGACGCCACGGGTGTGCCCGTGGTGGTGGCCGAGAACGCGGTGGAGGCGGTGGCGGTGGGCACGGGTAAGGCGCTGGACATGCTGCACGTGCTCAAGGATGCGCTGGTTTCCTCCGACAACGTGCTCCGGCGCTGA
- a CDS encoding UDP-3-O-(3-hydroxymyristoyl)glucosamine N-acyltransferase: MRLSEVARALEGRLEGPDLEVSHLAPPEMARPGELVAVREPQFLPQALQSGAALVLSEELPPLEGRSVVRVASLGAVWPKLLALFEPPELWAAPGIHPSALVEAGARVDPTARVGAFATICAGAEVAAGAVVGPYSYVGPGCRVGEGALLEAHVTLHRNTRLGPKSRILSGAVLGAVGFGFQDGQRLPHTGGVVIEEGAEIGAGTILERSLVGDTVVGAYSKIGGRCYIAHNVRIGRGVVMVGFSGIAGSVVIEDGVVMGGQVVVSDHVRIGRGARIAGGSGISKDVPAGETWAGGIPSKPLREHWRRLALLDWLATVERRLRALLRVRDD; encoded by the coding sequence ATGCGCCTGTCGGAAGTTGCACGCGCGCTCGAGGGGCGGCTCGAGGGGCCCGACCTCGAGGTCTCGCACCTCGCGCCCCCCGAGATGGCCCGGCCTGGCGAGCTCGTCGCCGTGCGGGAGCCCCAATTCCTGCCCCAGGCCCTTCAGAGCGGGGCCGCGCTGGTCCTGTCCGAGGAGCTGCCGCCGCTCGAGGGCCGCAGTGTGGTGCGGGTGGCTTCGCTAGGGGCGGTCTGGCCTAAACTGCTGGCCTTGTTTGAGCCGCCCGAGCTCTGGGCTGCGCCTGGCATTCACCCGAGCGCCCTCGTCGAAGCGGGGGCCCGGGTGGACCCTACCGCGCGGGTGGGGGCCTTCGCCACCATCTGCGCCGGGGCCGAGGTGGCGGCGGGGGCGGTGGTCGGGCCGTACAGCTATGTCGGGCCCGGCTGTCGGGTGGGAGAGGGGGCGCTGCTCGAGGCCCACGTCACCCTGCACCGCAACACCCGCTTGGGTCCCAAGAGCCGCATCCTCTCCGGCGCGGTGTTGGGCGCGGTGGGCTTTGGCTTCCAGGACGGCCAGCGCCTGCCCCACACCGGGGGTGTGGTCATCGAGGAAGGGGCCGAGATCGGGGCGGGGACCATCCTCGAGCGCAGCCTGGTGGGCGACACCGTGGTAGGGGCTTACAGCAAGATCGGTGGGCGCTGCTACATCGCCCACAACGTCCGCATCGGGCGGGGTGTGGTGATGGTGGGTTTCAGCGGCATCGCCGGTAGCGTGGTGATCGAGGATGGGGTGGTGATGGGCGGGCAGGTGGTGGTCTCCGATCACGTCCGCATCGGGCGTGGGGCTCGCATTGCGGGCGGGAGCGGCATCAGCAAGGATGTTCCGGCGGGGGAGACCTGGGCCGGGGGTATTCCTTCTAAGCCCCTACGCGAGCACTGGCGCAGGCTGGCCCTGCTGGACTGGCTGGCAACGGTGGAGCGACGTTTGAGAGCGCTTTTGAGGGTACGGGATGATTGA
- the lpxC gene encoding UDP-3-O-acyl-N-acetylglucosamine deacetylase, giving the protein MIELSGVGLHSGQRATVRFHQAEGPVRFWVNGLEIPARASAVVDTLRCTALGVGTARVATVEHLLGALWLKELWRGLLIEVEGPEIPILDGSAREWLKALEPLPATPLPPRPLPRPVRLQEQQGQLVAEPALEFRLSVTITFKHPLIGYRRFESPPSRLMEVAEARTFGFIQDLEALRAQGLAHGASLENTLVYSQTSSLNTPRLPDEPVRHKALDFLGDLYLAGAPFLGHFSVHRGSHRLHIELARVLEGLL; this is encoded by the coding sequence ATGATTGAGCTTTCGGGGGTTGGCCTGCATAGCGGTCAAAGAGCCACGGTGCGCTTTCACCAGGCCGAGGGGCCGGTGCGCTTTTGGGTCAACGGGCTGGAAATCCCGGCCAGGGCGAGCGCGGTGGTGGATACCCTGCGCTGCACGGCGCTGGGGGTGGGAACTGCTCGAGTGGCCACCGTCGAGCACCTGCTGGGGGCCTTGTGGCTCAAGGAGCTTTGGCGGGGCCTGCTGATCGAGGTCGAGGGGCCGGAGATTCCCATCCTCGACGGCAGCGCCCGGGAATGGCTGAAGGCGCTCGAGCCCCTTCCCGCCACCCCCCTCCCGCCGCGCCCTCTGCCGCGTCCCGTGCGGCTGCAGGAGCAGCAGGGGCAGTTGGTGGCCGAGCCCGCCCTCGAGTTCCGCCTGAGTGTGACCATCACCTTCAAGCACCCCCTCATCGGCTACCGCCGCTTCGAGAGCCCGCCCAGCCGTTTGATGGAGGTGGCCGAGGCCCGCACCTTCGGCTTCATACAGGACCTCGAGGCCCTGCGGGCCCAGGGATTGGCCCACGGAGCGAGCCTGGAAAACACCTTGGTCTACAGCCAGACCTCTAGCCTCAACACTCCCCGCCTCCCCGACGAGCCGGTGCGCCACAAGGCCCTGGATTTCCTGGGCGATCTCTACCTGGCCGGAGCGCCCTTTCTGGGCCACTTTAGCGTGCACCGCGGATCACACCGTCTGCACATCGAACTCGCGCGGGTGCTCGAGGGCCTCCTCTGA
- the recA gene encoding recombinase RecA: MDKEKQKALDNALKAIEKHFGKGAVMRLGAASRQHIDVISTGSLALDLALGVGGIPRGRIIEIYGPESGGKTTLSLSIVAQAQRAGGVAAFVDAEHALDPNYARSLGVDVENLLVSQPDTGEQALEIVELLTRSGAVDVIVVDSVAALTPQAEIEGQMGDAFVGLQARMMSQAMRKLTAALSKSNTAAIFINQIREKVGVMYGNPETTPGGRALKFYASVRLDVRRQGQPIKVGNDAVGNRVRVKVTKNKVAPPFREAEIELYYGKGIDPLADLVTVAVAAEVIQKSGSWLSYGEVRLGQGKEKAAEYLKGDPKMAQEIREKVLAQSGNLPLNLVAGEDEETPSTPAPAEAEA, from the coding sequence ATGGACAAGGAGAAACAAAAAGCGCTGGACAACGCGCTCAAGGCCATCGAGAAGCATTTTGGCAAGGGCGCGGTGATGCGTCTGGGCGCGGCCAGCCGCCAGCACATCGACGTGATCTCCACCGGCAGCTTGGCCCTGGACCTGGCGCTGGGGGTGGGGGGCATTCCCCGTGGGCGCATCATCGAGATCTACGGTCCCGAGTCGGGCGGTAAGACCACGCTCTCGCTTTCCATCGTGGCCCAGGCCCAGCGGGCCGGTGGGGTAGCCGCCTTCGTAGACGCCGAGCACGCCCTCGATCCGAACTACGCCCGCAGCCTGGGGGTGGACGTGGAAAACCTGCTGGTGTCTCAGCCCGACACCGGAGAGCAGGCTCTCGAGATCGTCGAACTCCTCACCCGCTCGGGGGCTGTGGACGTGATCGTGGTCGACTCGGTGGCGGCCCTCACCCCCCAGGCCGAGATCGAAGGCCAGATGGGCGACGCTTTCGTGGGCCTGCAGGCGCGCATGATGAGCCAGGCCATGCGCAAGCTCACCGCCGCCCTCTCCAAGAGCAACACCGCCGCCATCTTCATCAACCAGATCCGCGAGAAGGTGGGGGTGATGTACGGCAACCCCGAGACTACGCCGGGGGGACGGGCCCTGAAGTTCTACGCCTCGGTACGCTTGGACGTGCGCCGCCAGGGCCAGCCCATCAAGGTCGGTAACGACGCGGTAGGCAACCGGGTGCGGGTTAAGGTAACCAAGAACAAAGTAGCCCCACCCTTCCGTGAAGCCGAGATTGAGCTTTACTATGGTAAGGGGATTGACCCCCTGGCCGATCTGGTCACGGTGGCGGTGGCTGCCGAGGTGATTCAGAAGTCGGGTTCCTGGTTGTCCTATGGCGAAGTTCGTCTGGGGCAGGGCAAAGAAAAGGCCGCCGAGTACCTCAAAGGCGACCCCAAGATGGCTCAGGAAATCCGCGAGAAGGTGCTCGCCCAGTCTGGCAACCTCCCGCTCAACCTGGTAGCGGGTGAAGACGAAGAGACCCCCTCCACCCCAGCCCCCGCCGAAGCCGAAGCCTAG
- the rny gene encoding ribonuclease Y: MTPLDIALMLIVVVLLVAVVMLWQRANRIAELDKSALEAARQEAQAMLDAARKDAQTTLETARSQAQTLLENARAQARELTATAQNEARSTREAAQAEAERIRADAENRVRARIAEERERLQTALAAERESLKLERERLQSDLTAVRAEREELKREGERLARRGEQLDARAARLDEQEEKLDLQEKALYAREAELSARERQIDLKLQEVAGMSQEEARNLLLTRLEAELEEERAQRVRASLEKARFEVKREAQKLLAQAMQRQASETAAALAVSVVPIPSDAMKGRIIGREGRNIRTFEALTGVDLIIDDTPEAVLLSSFNPVRREIAKMALEQLVADGRIHPSRIEEVVEKAKNEMKTYIYERGEEAALEAGVVGLKPGLVQLLGRLHFRSSYGQNVLKHSVQVAHLTGIMASELGLDAALARRAGLMHDIGKSVDREIEGTHVEIGITLASRFGEPKEVIDAIAHHHDPENGETLYSVLAAAADAISAARPGARRESLEEYIQRLEQLERIAMSFPGVDQAFAVQAGREVRVIVKPDKITDAKATLLAREIAGRIERDMNYPGQVQVTVVRESRAVEFAK, from the coding sequence ATGACCCCATTGGACATTGCGTTGATGTTGATCGTGGTGGTGCTGCTGGTAGCGGTGGTGATGCTCTGGCAGCGTGCGAATCGGATTGCCGAACTGGACAAGAGCGCGCTCGAGGCCGCCCGTCAGGAGGCCCAGGCCATGCTGGACGCGGCCCGCAAGGACGCCCAGACCACCCTGGAGACCGCGCGTTCGCAAGCTCAGACCTTGCTGGAAAACGCCCGCGCCCAGGCCCGCGAGCTCACCGCCACCGCCCAGAACGAAGCCCGCTCCACCCGTGAGGCGGCTCAGGCCGAGGCCGAGCGCATCCGCGCCGACGCCGAAAACCGGGTGCGTGCCCGTATCGCCGAAGAGCGCGAGCGCCTGCAAACGGCGCTGGCCGCCGAGCGCGAGTCGCTGAAGCTCGAGCGCGAGCGCCTGCAGTCCGACCTCACGGCGGTGCGGGCCGAGCGCGAGGAGCTCAAACGCGAGGGTGAGCGGCTGGCCCGCCGCGGCGAGCAGCTCGACGCCCGCGCCGCCCGTCTCGACGAGCAGGAGGAAAAGCTCGACCTTCAGGAAAAGGCGCTCTATGCACGGGAAGCCGAACTGTCTGCCCGTGAGCGCCAGATCGACCTCAAGCTGCAGGAGGTTGCGGGCATGAGCCAAGAGGAAGCCCGTAACCTGCTGCTCACCCGCCTGGAAGCCGAACTCGAGGAAGAACGCGCCCAGCGGGTGCGGGCCAGCCTGGAGAAGGCCCGCTTCGAGGTCAAGCGCGAGGCCCAGAAACTGCTGGCCCAGGCCATGCAGCGCCAGGCCTCCGAGACGGCGGCGGCGCTGGCGGTGTCGGTGGTGCCCATCCCCTCCGACGCCATGAAGGGCCGCATCATCGGGCGCGAGGGCCGCAACATCCGCACCTTTGAGGCCCTCACCGGCGTAGACCTCATCATCGACGACACCCCCGAAGCTGTGCTGCTCTCCAGCTTCAACCCGGTGCGCCGCGAGATCGCCAAGATGGCCCTCGAGCAGCTCGTGGCCGACGGGCGCATCCACCCCAGCCGCATCGAGGAGGTAGTGGAGAAGGCTAAGAACGAGATGAAGACCTACATCTACGAGCGCGGGGAAGAAGCCGCGCTCGAGGCGGGCGTGGTCGGCCTCAAGCCGGGGTTGGTGCAGTTGCTCGGTCGCCTGCACTTCCGCAGCTCCTATGGCCAGAACGTGCTCAAGCACTCCGTGCAGGTCGCCCACCTCACCGGCATCATGGCCAGCGAGCTTGGCCTTGACGCGGCGCTGGCGAGGCGGGCGGGTCTGATGCACGACATCGGCAAGTCCGTAGACCGCGAGATCGAGGGCACCCACGTCGAGATCGGCATCACCCTGGCCTCCCGCTTCGGCGAGCCCAAAGAGGTCATCGACGCCATCGCTCACCACCACGACCCCGAAAACGGCGAGACCCTCTACTCGGTGCTGGCTGCTGCCGCCGATGCCATCAGTGCCGCCCGTCCTGGAGCTCGGCGCGAGAGCCTCGAGGAGTACATCCAGCGCCTGGAGCAGCTCGAGCGCATCGCCATGAGCTTCCCCGGCGTGGACCAGGCTTTCGCTGTGCAGGCCGGGCGCGAGGTGCGCGTCATCGTCAAGCCCGACAAGATCACCGACGCCAAGGCCACCCTGCTGGCGCGGGAGATCGCCGGGCGCATTGAGCGCGACATGAACTACCCCGGTCAGGTGCAGGTGACGGTGGTACGCGAGAGCCGGGCGGTGGAGTTCGCGAAGTAG